The following are encoded together in the Lactuca sativa cultivar Salinas chromosome 1, Lsat_Salinas_v11, whole genome shotgun sequence genome:
- the LOC111910375 gene encoding uncharacterized protein LOC111910375 — MSLQETKRAVMKLAFFFFFTLYTLLGAYNARHLHDGCVYHSFNGRPPAKTSEIIQMVTGEEEPQSPPPPPLSSSQEQTNYSRDNLEGRPSPKIPPSDGQTIYGGDNPEARLPSEGQTVYGGDKLEGSPSPVGPLPEGQTNHGRTNPKAPPPPKVAPSRGQSTYGGENPNSNSPTIYGGAKKRLADFLAQIIPSYDEIVYGRDYLNARPSPKGGPSEGDAVYGRDNPKAPPPPVAPCRGAPPSLKPDSAKDRSTYGRDDPTTPPIPDPNDPENQGMYGRVAPSVPTPPQPADPTRPMLVDGGRREEWKFASSSGV, encoded by the exons ATGAGCTTACAGGAGACAAAAAGGGCAGTGATGAAGCtcgctttcttcttcttcttcactctctATACTCTTCTTGGAGCTTACAATGCTCGTCATTTACATG ATGGATGTGTATACCATAGCTTTAATGGACGACCACCTGCTAAGACGTCGGAGATAATTCAGATGGTAACCGGTGAAGAAGAACCCCagtcaccaccacctcctccactttCATCGTCACAGGAACAGACCAATTACAGCCGAGACAATCTGGAAGGACGCCCTTCACCTAAAATACCACCGTCTGATGGCCAAACGATTTACGGCGGAGATAACCCAGAAGCAAGATTACCGTCAGAAGGCCAGACTGTATACGGCGGTGACAAACTGGAAGGATCACCTTCACCTGTAGGACCATTGCCTGAAGGCCAGACAAATCATGGTAGAACTAACCCAAAAGCACCACCGCCACCAAAAGTAGCACCGTCTCGGGGTCAATCGACTTACGGCGGAGAGAATCCAAACTCAAACAGTCCGACCATATATGGTGGAGCCAAGAAGAGGCTAGCAG ATTTTCTAGCTCAAATAATTCCGTCATACGATGAGATTGTATACGGCCGGGATTATCTAAACGCTCGGCCATCACCTAAAGGAGGACCGAGTGAGGGTGACGCGGTTTACGGTAGAGATAACCCGAAAGCACCACCACCACCGGTAGCGCCGTGTCGGGGAGCTCCGCCGTCATTAAAACCAGATAGTGCAAAGGACCGGTCAACATACGGCCGTGATGACCCAACAACACCACCGATTCCGGACCCAAATGATCCAGAAAACCAAGGAATGTATGGTAGAGTTGCCCCGAGTGTACCAACCCCTCCACAACCAGCTGACCCAACACGGCCGATGTTAGTCGATGGCGGGAGGCGGGAGGAATGGAAATTCGCTTCGAGCTCTGGCGTTTAG